One stretch of Roseovarius mucosus DNA includes these proteins:
- the idi gene encoding isopentenyl-diphosphate Delta-isomerase — MTALIPTWIGGDLVAVDKLEAHQRGLRHKAVSVFVMAGEDLLIQRRALGKYHTPGLWANTCCTHPHWGEDPLACAHRRLSEELGITGLSLTHRDQVEYRADVGGGLTEHEVVDMFMCRLPARCALAPNPDEVMETRWISLNALNAAIRMHPTRYTPWLRIYMAEHAAQIFA; from the coding sequence ATGACAGCGCTCATCCCGACATGGATCGGCGGTGATCTGGTTGCCGTGGACAAGCTCGAGGCGCATCAGCGCGGTTTGCGGCACAAGGCGGTGTCGGTCTTTGTCATGGCGGGTGAGGATCTTTTGATTCAGCGCCGCGCGCTTGGCAAATATCATACGCCCGGTCTGTGGGCCAATACCTGCTGCACCCATCCGCATTGGGGCGAAGATCCGCTGGCCTGCGCGCATCGCAGGCTGTCCGAGGAGTTGGGCATCACCGGCCTCTCGCTCACCCATCGCGATCAGGTCGAATACCGCGCCGATGTGGGCGGTGGTCTGACCGAGCATGAGGTGGTGGATATGTTCATGTGCCGCCTGCCTGCGCGCTGTGCGCTTGCCCCGAACCCGGATGAGGTGATGGAGACGCGCTGGATCTCGCTGAATGCGCTGAACGCCGCGATCCGCATGCATCCCACGCGCTATACGCCATGGTTGCGGATTTACATGGCAGAGCATGCGGCGCAGATTTTCGCCTGA
- a CDS encoding geranylgeranyl diphosphate reductase produces MFDVVVIGGGPSGATAAEDLARSGYKVALLDRAGRIKPCGGAIPPRLIADFNLPDAQIVAKITTARMISPTGRHVDIPIENGFVGMVDREHFDEFLRVRAAQAGAVRATGTYLRIDRSGPTPAVIYRDKVTGNARSLPTRLIIGADGARSSVARDEVPGAERIPYVIAYHEIIEAPEATAAYDPKRCDVIYDGAISPDFYGWVFPHGKSASVGMGSMIKDVDLKQATADLRAASGLTDCPTIRREGAPIPLKPLDCWDNGRDVVLAGDAAGVVAPSSGEGIYYAMVGGRVAATAASACLASGRVRDLKLARQLFMREHKTVFRVLASMQNAYYRSDERRERFVSLCHDIDVQRLTFEAYMNKKLVKARPMAHLKIGLKNLAHLTRLVSATRT; encoded by the coding sequence ATGTTTGACGTAGTTGTAATCGGGGGCGGTCCGTCTGGGGCCACTGCAGCCGAGGATCTGGCCCGCTCGGGTTATAAGGTGGCGCTTTTGGACCGTGCCGGGCGGATCAAGCCCTGCGGCGGGGCCATCCCGCCGCGCCTGATTGCCGATTTCAACCTGCCTGACGCGCAGATCGTGGCCAAGATCACCACCGCGCGCATGATCTCGCCCACCGGCCGACATGTGGATATTCCGATTGAAAACGGCTTTGTCGGCATGGTGGATCGCGAGCATTTCGACGAGTTCCTGCGTGTTCGTGCGGCACAGGCCGGGGCTGTGCGCGCCACGGGCACCTATCTGCGGATTGATCGCAGCGGGCCGACACCGGCGGTGATCTACCGCGACAAGGTTACGGGTAACGCACGCAGCCTGCCCACGCGGCTGATCATCGGGGCCGATGGCGCGCGCTCCAGTGTGGCGCGGGACGAGGTGCCGGGGGCCGAGCGTATCCCCTATGTCATCGCCTATCACGAGATCATCGAGGCCCCGGAGGCCACCGCCGCCTATGATCCCAAGCGCTGTGATGTGATCTATGACGGGGCGATTTCGCCGGATTTCTACGGCTGGGTCTTTCCGCATGGCAAATCTGCGAGCGTTGGCATGGGCAGCATGATCAAGGATGTCGATTTGAAACAGGCCACCGCCGATTTGCGCGCGGCCTCTGGCCTTACGGACTGTCCGACAATTCGCCGCGAGGGCGCGCCGATTCCGCTCAAGCCGTTGGACTGCTGGGACAATGGCCGCGATGTGGTCTTGGCGGGCGATGCGGCGGGCGTGGTTGCGCCGTCTTCGGGTGAGGGGATTTACTATGCCATGGTCGGCGGTCGGGTGGCCGCGACGGCGGCGAGTGCTTGCCTTGCCTCGGGGCGGGTGCGCGATCTCAAACTTGCGCGACAGCTTTTCATGCGCGAGCATAAAACGGTGTTCCGGGTTCTGGCGTCGATGCAAAATGCCTATTATAGGTCCGACGAGCGGCGCGAGCGCTTTGTCTCGCTCTGCCATGACATCGACGTGCAGCGGCTGACATTCGAGGCCTATATGAACAAGAAACTGGTCAAGGCGCGACCCATGGCACATCTCAAGATCGGGTTGAAGAACCTCGCCCATCTGACGCGGCTGGTGTCCGCGACCCGAACATGA
- a CDS encoding BCD family MFS transporter has protein sequence MMLSWLQIFRMGLVQMCLGAVVVLTTSTLNRLMVVELALPAVLPGLLVALHYGIQITRPNWGYLSDTSGHRTRWIIGGMAVLASGGYLAALAVVIMESQFGLGLGLSILAYALIGLGVGASGTSLLALLATATAPRRRAAAATITWLMMIGGIAVTATTVGAFLDPYTPALLLEIVGVVALGAVVLTALAIHGIEARVGAQPARADAPLRFREGLAEIWAEREARLFTIFVFLSMTAYFMQELILEPYAGLVFHFTPGQSTQLSGAQNGGVFLGMLTVGVAATGLRLGSIRHWVVGGCLGSASALAAIALLGASGAAAAFVPIVVVLGFFNGMFAVGAIGAMMALAGQGREAREGTRMGLWGAAQAMAAGFGGLMGAASVDVMRLLSDTDATAFGTVFFFEAGLFVLSALMALRVIDHGRDRGATLVPGE, from the coding sequence CTCAACCGCCTGATGGTGGTGGAACTGGCGCTGCCTGCGGTGCTGCCGGGGCTTTTGGTGGCGCTGCATTACGGCATTCAGATCACGCGGCCCAATTGGGGGTATCTCTCGGATACGAGCGGGCATCGCACCCGCTGGATCATCGGGGGAATGGCGGTCCTGGCCTCGGGCGGGTATCTCGCGGCGCTTGCCGTGGTGATCATGGAAAGCCAATTCGGCCTTGGTCTGGGCCTGTCTATTCTTGCCTATGCCCTTATCGGGCTGGGTGTCGGTGCGTCGGGCACCTCGCTTTTGGCGCTTTTGGCCACAGCCACAGCCCCGCGGCGGCGGGCGGCGGCGGCAACGATCACCTGGCTGATGATGATCGGCGGCATCGCCGTAACCGCAACCACGGTGGGTGCCTTTCTCGACCCCTATACCCCGGCCTTGTTGCTGGAAATCGTGGGCGTTGTGGCACTGGGCGCGGTGGTGCTGACCGCGCTTGCCATTCACGGCATCGAGGCGCGCGTTGGGGCGCAGCCTGCCCGTGCCGATGCGCCGCTGCGGTTTCGTGAAGGTTTGGCCGAAATCTGGGCCGAGCGCGAGGCGCGGCTTTTTACGATTTTCGTCTTCCTGTCGATGACAGCTTACTTCATGCAGGAACTCATCTTGGAACCCTATGCCGGGTTGGTGTTTCATTTCACCCCCGGCCAATCCACGCAGCTCAGCGGTGCGCAGAATGGCGGGGTGTTCCTTGGCATGCTGACCGTTGGCGTTGCCGCCACGGGGCTTCGGCTTGGTTCGATCCGGCATTGGGTGGTGGGGGGCTGTTTGGGATCGGCTTCGGCGCTTGCAGCGATTGCGCTGCTCGGGGCCTCGGGCGCGGCGGCGGCATTCGTCCCGATCGTCGTCGTGCTCGGGTTCTTCAACGGCATGTTCGCGGTGGGCGCGATTGGCGCGATGATGGCGCTGGCGGGGCAGGGGCGCGAGGCGCGCGAAGGCACGCGGATGGGTCTCTGGGGCGCGGCACAAGCGATGGCCGCAGGTTTCGGTGGGCTGATGGGCGCGGCCTCGGTCGATGTGATGCGCCTATTGTCTGATACGGATGCTACGGCGTTCGGCACGGTCTTTTTCTTTGAGGCCGGACTTTTCGTGCTCTCGGCGCTGATGGCGCTCAGGGTGATTGATCATGGCCGCGACCGCGGCGCGACGCTTGTTCCGGGGGAATGA